A single Paenibacillus kribbensis DNA region contains:
- a CDS encoding zinc ribbon domain-containing protein YjdM yields the protein MSNLPNCPECNSEYTYEDRSLFICPECAHEWSSESETVSNEDVKVVKDANGNVLQDGDSVTVIKDLKVKGSSSVLKIGTKVKNIRLVEGDHDIDCKIDGFGAMKLKSEFVKKN from the coding sequence ATGTCTAATTTGCCAAATTGCCCTGAATGTAATTCAGAGTACACTTACGAGGATCGTAGTCTCTTCATCTGCCCGGAATGCGCTCATGAGTGGTCATCCGAGTCAGAAACCGTAAGCAATGAAGATGTAAAGGTCGTGAAAGATGCAAATGGTAACGTTCTGCAGGATGGTGACTCTGTAACCGTTATTAAAGATCTTAAGGTTAAAGGAAGCTCATCTGTTTTGAAAATCGGCACCAAAGTGAAGAATATCCGTCTGGTGGAAGGCGATCATGATATTGATTGCAAAATTGACGGTTTCGGAGCGATGAAATTAAAATCGGAATTTGTAAAAAAGAACTAA
- a CDS encoding SDR family oxidoreductase — MKILVTGATGQFGSIVVDTLLKTVPAASLAVSVRNPEKAEHLRTQGVDVRHGDFDKPETLDQAFAGVDRLLIVSADGDNATRIRQHQNAVDAAKKAGVSFISYTSVAKADRNALSLAEVHRAAEKAIRETGIPYSFLRNNWYVENEAGSIQGVLHGAPWLSAAGSARISWASRSDYAQAAAAVLAGEGHENTVYELSGKPRTQAELAAITAEVIGKEVKVVDVDDASLGEALRAAGLPDFVVTMLVDLQGPIREGSLDVESDDLEKLLGRPAQPLSDSVKAIIGQ, encoded by the coding sequence ATGAAAATATTGGTAACTGGCGCAACTGGACAATTTGGATCTATAGTCGTGGATACACTGTTAAAAACAGTACCTGCTGCAAGCCTTGCGGTAAGTGTACGCAATCCTGAGAAAGCTGAACACCTTCGCACACAAGGCGTTGACGTACGTCACGGTGACTTCGACAAACCTGAGACTTTGGATCAGGCATTCGCTGGTGTGGATCGTTTGCTGATCGTCTCCGCGGACGGGGATAACGCGACACGGATTCGTCAGCACCAAAATGCTGTCGATGCAGCCAAAAAAGCCGGGGTAAGCTTCATTAGTTACACGAGTGTTGCTAAGGCAGACCGTAATGCCCTCTCCCTTGCCGAGGTTCATCGTGCGGCGGAAAAAGCTATTCGCGAGACTGGCATTCCGTATTCCTTCCTTCGCAACAACTGGTATGTTGAAAACGAAGCAGGCAGCATACAAGGCGTATTGCATGGTGCACCTTGGCTTAGTGCTGCAGGCAGCGCTCGGATAAGCTGGGCTTCACGCAGTGATTATGCCCAAGCTGCTGCTGCTGTTCTCGCTGGAGAAGGACATGAAAACACGGTCTACGAACTCTCTGGTAAACCTCGCACACAAGCCGAGCTTGCAGCCATCACGGCCGAAGTAATAGGCAAAGAAGTGAAGGTCGTCGATGTGGACGACGCTTCATTAGGCGAGGCTTTGCGTGCTGCAGGACTGCCTGATTTTGTGGTCACCATGCTTGTTGATTTGCAGGGGCCGATCCGCGAAGGCTCCCTTGATGTGGAAAGCGATGATCTGGAAAAATTGCTAGGGCGCCCGGCTCAGCCTTTAAGTGATTCTGTCAAAGCTATTATTGGCCAATAA
- a CDS encoding Rrf2 family transcriptional regulator: MKQISSRFSIAVHILTLIAIMPGECTGDFIADSVNTNPVVIRRIMGMLKKAGLIDIRSGIGGASLLKEPESITLLDVYHAVEVIDKGHLFNFHKDPSPLCPVGKTIEASLLGELAEAQAAMEQRLKRVTIQKMLNQVHVEAHVN; this comes from the coding sequence ATGAAACAAATCAGTAGTCGCTTCTCGATAGCAGTCCATATCCTTACGTTGATTGCTATTATGCCGGGAGAATGTACAGGAGACTTCATTGCAGACAGCGTAAATACAAATCCCGTCGTGATCCGAAGAATTATGGGCATGCTGAAGAAAGCCGGTCTGATTGACATCCGGTCTGGTATAGGTGGTGCTTCTCTTTTGAAGGAGCCGGAATCCATTACTTTACTGGATGTATATCATGCGGTTGAGGTTATTGATAAGGGACATTTATTTAATTTTCATAAGGACCCGAGTCCACTCTGTCCTGTAGGCAAAACCATCGAGGCCTCCCTCTTGGGAGAATTGGCTGAAGCTCAGGCGGCTATGGAACAGCGATTGAAACGCGTCACGATTCAAAAGATGCTAAATCAAGTTCATGTTGAAGCTCATGTTAATTAA
- a CDS encoding LLM class flavin-dependent oxidoreductase, which translates to MEIGISSFVETTPDPQTGEVISHAQRIREVVEEIVLADQVGLDVYGVGEHHRKDYAASAPAVILAAAAAQTQRIRLTSAVTVLSSDDPVRVFQDFATLDGISNGRAEIMAGRGSFIESFPLFGYDLDNYDELFDESLELLLKIRESEKVTWKGGHRPAINNLGVYPRPVQNPLPVWIGSGGNQESVARAGLLGLPLVLAIIGGSPMHFAPLVELYKKAAKHAGHDASLLPVASHSHGFIAESTELAADKFFPSTQQVMNVLGRERGWGPYTRSSFDAARSFEGALYVGDSDTVAKKIIHLRKQVGITRFMLHVPVGTMPHEDVMRAIELLGTEVAPRVREEISKWESESK; encoded by the coding sequence GTGGAGATAGGTATAAGCTCGTTTGTGGAAACAACGCCGGATCCCCAAACCGGTGAGGTCATTAGTCACGCACAACGAATCCGTGAGGTTGTGGAGGAAATTGTGCTTGCAGATCAGGTAGGGCTGGATGTGTATGGTGTAGGGGAGCATCATCGCAAAGATTATGCAGCATCTGCACCAGCTGTTATACTGGCTGCGGCAGCAGCACAGACCCAGCGGATTCGACTAACCAGTGCAGTCACGGTGCTGTCATCGGATGATCCGGTGCGGGTGTTTCAGGATTTCGCTACACTGGATGGCATCTCGAATGGACGGGCTGAAATTATGGCAGGACGGGGGTCTTTTATCGAATCGTTCCCGTTGTTTGGATATGATTTGGACAACTACGATGAGTTGTTCGATGAAAGCCTGGAGCTGTTATTGAAAATACGCGAATCCGAAAAAGTCACCTGGAAAGGCGGACATCGGCCCGCAATCAACAATTTGGGCGTGTACCCGCGTCCGGTTCAAAATCCGTTGCCCGTATGGATTGGCAGCGGGGGCAATCAGGAATCTGTAGCCCGTGCCGGCTTGCTCGGATTGCCGTTGGTGCTTGCCATTATTGGAGGCAGCCCTATGCATTTTGCACCATTGGTCGAGTTGTATAAAAAAGCGGCTAAGCACGCAGGCCATGACGCATCGCTGCTTCCAGTTGCATCCCACTCGCATGGTTTTATTGCGGAAAGCACCGAGCTTGCAGCAGACAAGTTTTTCCCTTCTACCCAGCAAGTCATGAATGTACTTGGGCGTGAGCGTGGTTGGGGTCCTTACACCCGTTCCAGCTTCGATGCCGCACGCAGCTTTGAGGGCGCGCTGTATGTAGGCGATTCCGATACAGTTGCCAAGAAAATCATTCACCTGCGCAAACAGGTAGGCATTACACGCTTTATGCTGCACGTACCCGTCGGAACAATGCCGCATGAAGATGTCATGAGAGCTATTGAGCTGCTGGGAACAGAGGTAGCGCCACGGGTGCGCGAAGAGATATCCAAGTGGGAATCCGAGAGCAAATGA
- a CDS encoding aminotransferase class V-fold PLP-dependent enzyme has translation MLMARIGSSSCRYQPSNEAYFQRYRDNTIGYHQTFESPYGQKKLIYADWTASGRLYGPIESKIVNDLGPFVANTHTESNLTGTLMTQAYEEAKRIIKNHVHADEHDIIMFAGSGMTGAVNKLQRLLGLKIHEKLKHLYPIAEKERPVIFVTHMEHHSNHISWAETIGDVVCVPPGPGGIVDPVQLERLLHQFRHRPMKIGAFTACSNVTGFEAPMYQLSRKMHEHGGVCFIDFSASAPYTEINMHPPEPLEKLDGIVFSPHKFLGGPGTSGVLIMDSRLCFNNAPDQPGGGTVSWTNPWGGYEYKHNIEAREDGGTPPFLQAVRTALCIRLKEQMGCTRMLERKKELTSLLLKGLGTIPGLHILGGSSQDRLGIVSFVVDHIHYNLIVKLLNDRFGIQVRGGCSCAGTYGHYLLGIDQQTSIQMTSLIHAGDLSQKPGWVRLSLHPMMTNQEVSYLISSIREIVENIMTWQKDYIYQPDTNEWRSMKQSKKIDIHKWFNFSD, from the coding sequence ATGCTCATGGCTCGAATTGGAAGCAGTAGTTGTAGGTATCAGCCTTCTAACGAGGCTTATTTCCAGAGGTATCGCGACAATACGATCGGATATCACCAGACCTTTGAATCTCCATACGGACAAAAAAAGCTGATTTATGCGGATTGGACAGCCAGCGGCCGTCTGTATGGGCCCATCGAGTCGAAAATAGTTAATGATTTGGGCCCTTTTGTGGCGAACACTCATACGGAGTCTAATTTGACAGGCACCCTGATGACCCAAGCCTATGAAGAGGCAAAACGAATCATTAAGAACCACGTTCATGCCGACGAACACGATATCATTATGTTTGCCGGGTCCGGTATGACCGGTGCGGTGAATAAACTTCAACGGTTGTTAGGATTGAAAATACATGAGAAATTAAAGCACCTCTATCCAATCGCTGAAAAAGAACGTCCCGTTATTTTTGTTACGCATATGGAGCATCACTCCAATCATATCTCCTGGGCGGAAACCATCGGAGACGTCGTGTGTGTCCCTCCGGGTCCCGGCGGTATCGTCGATCCAGTTCAGCTCGAACGGCTGCTGCATCAATTCCGGCATCGGCCTATGAAGATTGGCGCTTTTACGGCCTGCTCTAATGTTACAGGTTTTGAAGCACCCATGTACCAGCTATCCCGCAAAATGCATGAACATGGCGGCGTCTGTTTTATTGATTTTTCTGCAAGCGCTCCTTACACCGAGATCAACATGCATCCCCCTGAACCCCTTGAAAAATTGGACGGAATTGTATTTTCACCACACAAATTCCTCGGTGGTCCCGGTACAAGCGGCGTTTTAATTATGGATTCAAGACTCTGCTTTAATAATGCTCCAGATCAGCCCGGAGGCGGCACAGTAAGCTGGACCAACCCTTGGGGTGGGTACGAGTATAAACATAATATCGAAGCACGCGAGGATGGAGGGACACCTCCCTTTTTGCAGGCCGTTCGAACGGCGCTCTGCATTCGGCTGAAGGAACAAATGGGATGCACCCGTATGTTGGAGCGTAAAAAGGAGCTAACCTCATTATTGCTAAAAGGCTTGGGCACCATACCAGGCCTGCACATTTTGGGTGGAAGCAGCCAAGATCGGCTGGGAATCGTTTCTTTCGTTGTCGACCATATTCACTATAACCTGATTGTAAAATTACTGAATGATCGGTTTGGAATTCAGGTCCGGGGCGGCTGCTCTTGTGCAGGAACCTACGGACACTATTTGCTGGGTATCGACCAACAAACCTCTATTCAAATGACAAGCCTAATCCATGCAGGAGATTTATCGCAAAAACCAGGCTGGGTGCGCCTGTCCCTCCATCCTATGATGACGAATCAGGAAGTCTCCTATCTCATATCTTCCATACGAGAAATTGTAGAAAACATCATGACCTGGCAAAAAGATTATATCTATCAACCAGACACGAACGAATGGCGATCTATGAAACAATCTAAAAAAATAGACATCCACAAATGGTTCAATTTTAGCGATTAA
- a CDS encoding DsrE/DsrF/DrsH-like family protein, translated as MDKRMNLLMFSGDYDKAMAGLILANTARELDVEVTMFFAFWGLFLVRDPEKMTLEDKTIYEKIMGWMTPKGPEALPLSKMNFSGLGKLMLTEMIEDNEAPKLIHFLKGARKKNVKFYACKLSVEIMGFKPEEFIPELEIIEAKTYLKDALESDMQLFI; from the coding sequence GTGGACAAAAGGATGAATCTGCTCATGTTCAGCGGCGATTATGATAAAGCGATGGCTGGACTGATTTTGGCCAATACAGCTCGGGAGCTGGATGTAGAGGTTACCATGTTTTTTGCGTTCTGGGGGTTATTTCTGGTTCGTGATCCCGAGAAGATGACGCTTGAGGACAAGACGATATACGAGAAAATCATGGGCTGGATGACTCCGAAGGGACCTGAGGCCCTGCCGCTGTCCAAGATGAATTTTAGCGGTCTGGGCAAGCTGATGCTGACGGAAATGATCGAAGATAACGAAGCCCCGAAGCTCATTCATTTCTTGAAGGGAGCGCGGAAGAAAAACGTCAAATTTTATGCCTGCAAGCTATCGGTGGAAATTATGGGGTTCAAACCGGAGGAGTTCATCCCTGAGCTGGAAATTATCGAGGCCAAAACCTATCTAAAAGATGCACTCGAATCCGATATGCAGCTGTTTATATAA
- a CDS encoding helix-turn-helix domain-containing protein, whose protein sequence is MFIGENLTNLRIMHGYSRKQLSEMLGVTEQAVWQYENAYTSPKMQVVNELKRIFNVKSKYFYTKDMLARNMIPANVNVMNIAYRSKVLNVISKTQAEAKHVEYLDAFVSYITAKVSLPTLKIISLRDEVIEYLNHSDDDRTAQIDKVAHLARKRLGLGQDTNENLMFLIEKSGVFVFEKAMGEEIDAYSLWTRNDRPYIILGNMKRSAVRRNFDIAHELGHLLLHYRLEFVNLNRKEHKIIENEANMFAQAFLLPEDEFALDLKNVVHITNPDNYLELKKKWKTSLQVLGYRAAHLGNLKPKDHRNFYATLHRKGYLKIEPLDELIPIQKPMKIKTIIDLVSKKGIVDIRQMVEKDWKTEISFFYHMTGIDPDFFNKYLVKSLDFGLQNVTDISKRISDVAKQV, encoded by the coding sequence ATGTTCATTGGTGAAAATTTGACCAACCTGCGGATCATGCATGGATATTCGAGAAAGCAGCTCTCCGAAATGTTAGGTGTTACAGAGCAAGCAGTCTGGCAGTACGAGAATGCGTATACATCTCCTAAAATGCAAGTCGTGAATGAGTTAAAGCGGATTTTTAACGTGAAAAGTAAATATTTTTATACTAAAGACATGCTTGCACGGAACATGATACCTGCCAACGTAAACGTAATGAACATCGCTTATCGGTCAAAAGTTTTGAATGTTATCTCGAAAACGCAGGCAGAAGCGAAGCATGTTGAATATTTAGATGCTTTTGTTAGCTATATCACAGCCAAAGTTAGCCTCCCTACCCTCAAAATTATCAGTTTAAGGGATGAAGTTATCGAATATCTAAACCATTCAGATGACGATAGAACGGCTCAAATCGATAAAGTCGCTCATTTGGCACGAAAAAGACTTGGTCTAGGGCAAGATACAAACGAGAATCTTATGTTTCTGATTGAAAAAAGTGGAGTATTTGTTTTTGAGAAGGCAATGGGTGAGGAAATTGATGCTTATAGTCTCTGGACTCGAAACGATCGACCTTATATCATATTAGGGAATATGAAACGATCAGCCGTTCGAAGGAACTTTGATATAGCACATGAACTGGGACATTTACTGCTTCATTATCGCCTTGAGTTTGTTAATTTAAATCGAAAAGAACACAAAATTATTGAGAATGAAGCGAATATGTTTGCCCAGGCATTTTTATTACCAGAAGATGAATTCGCACTTGATTTGAAAAATGTTGTCCATATCACAAATCCAGATAATTACTTGGAGTTGAAGAAGAAATGGAAGACTTCGCTGCAAGTGTTGGGATACAGGGCGGCTCATTTGGGGAACCTTAAACCCAAAGATCATCGGAACTTCTATGCTACCTTGCATCGAAAAGGTTATTTGAAAATTGAGCCGCTCGATGAATTAATCCCGATTCAAAAACCAATGAAGATTAAAACAATTATTGACCTTGTTTCTAAAAAGGGCATCGTGGACATTCGTCAAATGGTCGAGAAGGATTGGAAAACTGAAATATCCTTCTTTTATCATATGACCGGGATTGATCCTGACTTTTTTAATAAATATTTGGTGAAAAGTCTGGATTTCGGTCTACAAAATGTCACGGATATATCTAAGCGTATCTCTGATGTAGCTAAGCAAGTGTAA
- a CDS encoding radical SAM protein gives MSIENKYKALELEKPGIYELEGLEVGVTSNCNFKCDYCCAYQRNDGQCISSKEVIGIIDDIPTLKRVRLSGGEVTLKYQDCLDIVAHCSSKGIATQLNTNASLLSPERIERLRDAGLSNIHISFNFTDAEKYSAYYHVHPRMYETIVQNIRLCTEAKLETVLETLLFEETQNNMQAISEMVYELGVRIHEIQNSIVMDHTNWNAISTKEALVRSVHDLIAHKKEDTVLYFTCMDRFAEALGFKEQPGVYFSNCVDGKKQLHLHGNGDILICELCHPVVIGNIYNGTSLKDIYTHRPKPLQEFLDKLPCPAYDALFPKGI, from the coding sequence GTGAGTATAGAGAACAAATATAAAGCACTTGAACTGGAAAAGCCGGGCATCTACGAGCTGGAGGGACTGGAGGTCGGGGTCACCTCCAATTGCAACTTCAAGTGTGATTATTGCTGCGCATATCAGCGAAACGACGGGCAATGCATCAGCAGCAAGGAGGTCATTGGTATTATTGATGACATTCCAACGTTAAAACGTGTGCGACTGTCCGGGGGTGAAGTGACCTTGAAGTATCAGGACTGTCTGGACATTGTGGCTCACTGTTCGAGCAAGGGAATCGCTACCCAGCTCAATACCAATGCCAGCTTGCTCAGTCCTGAACGGATTGAGAGACTGCGCGACGCAGGGCTTTCCAACATTCATATTTCCTTCAACTTCACGGACGCCGAAAAATATTCAGCCTATTATCATGTTCATCCTCGCATGTATGAGACAATCGTTCAAAATATCCGGTTGTGTACCGAAGCCAAGCTGGAAACAGTACTGGAGACTTTGCTGTTTGAGGAAACACAGAACAACATGCAAGCCATTAGTGAAATGGTATATGAACTCGGTGTACGCATCCATGAAATCCAAAACAGCATCGTGATGGATCATACCAACTGGAACGCCATTTCCACCAAGGAGGCACTTGTCCGTTCCGTTCATGATCTAATTGCCCATAAAAAGGAAGATACCGTGCTGTATTTCACCTGCATGGACCGTTTTGCAGAAGCGCTGGGCTTTAAGGAGCAACCGGGCGTTTATTTTTCCAACTGTGTTGATGGTAAGAAGCAGCTTCATCTTCACGGGAACGGTGATATCCTGATCTGTGAGCTATGCCATCCTGTGGTCATCGGTAATATTTACAACGGAACGTCCTTAAAGGATATTTACACACATAGACCTAAGCCGCTTCAGGAGTTTCTCGACAAGCTGCCTTGTCCTGCATATGATGCGCTTTTCCCGAAAGGGATCTGA